ATACGAAGAAATAAAAGCAAATATCTCCCATGAGAAAATCGTTGCAGTTGGTGAAATTGGACTTGATTACTACTACGAATTCTCAGATCCCAAAATTCAAAAAGAAGCATTTGAAAAACAATTACAAATTGCTGTTGATAGTGACATGCCAGTTGTTATTCATACTCGTGAAGCAGATGAAGACACCAAGGCCATTTTAAAAAACTTTTCAAAAACATTGAAAAGAAAGGGCGTGATTCACTCCTTTACGTCGAGTAAAGAATTAGCTGAGTTTTGTCTCTCAGAAGGTTTTAACATTGGATTTAATGGTATTGTAACTTTTAAGAACGCTCAAAATGTTAGAGATGTTTTAGATATTGTTCCACTAGAGAAACTTCTTCTTGAAACAGACTCTCCTTATTTAACTCCTGTCCCATTTAGAGGACGAGAGAATGCTCCATTCTACTTACCTTGTGTTGCTGACTACATTGCAAAACACAAAGACATAGATGCTCAAGAATTAATTGAAATTGCAAATAAGAATGCCAAAGAATTATTCTATAAATTGACTTAAGAAATCATTTGAAATTCCATTTGCACAACGAAGAATTTCATCCTCATCTTTTAAATGGAAGCACTTACTTTCGATACGATACTCTCTGTCACATAAAGAATCAGTAAACTCATCCTCAACACCGGCTACATCATTTATCCAACATGCGGCATGATAAGTTAATGCATATAAGGTGGCATACTTTCCTTCAGCACAAAAGCCGAGAGAAGCCGATACGATGGCAGCAATCTTTCTTTTACCGTTTACATCAACAAAGATTGGTCCCCCACTATCAACATAGCAAGTATCCGTTTCTTTATTTCTCATATCTAAATAATTAAATGAAGTTCCGTATACTGGAATTTGCGCCTTTCTCTTTTGTCCGTAGCTAACATCATCATGTATTTCTTCATAAGGAAGAAATCCCAACTCTCCTGTGTATCCATAACCAACAGCTGTTGTTAAATTTCCAGGACGAAGATAATTATAAACATCCACAGGGTTTGTAAGCAACGAGTAGTAGCGAGGAATTCTAAGTGGGTTCCAAAGTTCTAAGATAGCAAGGTCTACAGTTCGCACATCTGCTAGGTTTTCAATTGGGCCACCTGGAAATTGAAATTTTACAGAAGGATGGATAAACGCTTTTTTAACTGAGTATTGTGCATTTAATTTATAATCTCTTGTATTAGATAAATCTTTACCGGCCCCTGTATACACCTTAATCGTATGGGCCTTTTTGCTCTCTAAACAATGAGCTGCTGTAAGGATATGATTTTGAGAAAGTGCTACTCCAGTACAGAATGCTTTTCCTCTTCTAACGAGGGCCACTACACTTTCATAATCTTTTGCACCAACTAGCTCTCCACCAACAATGGCAAAGCTAGATGCAGTAAAAATAAGATATGTTAAAACGACGCGAATAAGCATGACACTTCATAGCATATGACCGAGTGAAAAGCTATGATATTAAGAGAGTTATGTTGTGACTTTTGTCACATCTGGAGAACGAAATACTTGAAATAATGAGATAAGTTCCCGTTTTCTCTTATTCATGAAATTTTGATCTAGAATCGATGTGATTTCCTGATAGATCTCACGGTGCACATCACTGGCCTCATCAATTTCTGTATGGCCTTCTGACCTAAGAATGTTAACAACATCAGTTTTTTGGTGATCACGCGCGACATTTGGGCCATCGTTAAAAATAAATGAGCGATCAAGGATATAGTTTAAATTCTTATCAACATTATTTGGAATGATATCATTATCAAAGCCTATAGAATCGAGAGTCACGAGTAGATCAACTTTTCGAAATCCACCTTCAATACTATTTAGGCGATTTGCTAAATTAACAACAGCATCTCCACCAAGTGAGTGACCAACTAAGACAATAGGCTCATTATCACCTCGTCTCATAATCTCCTCAAAGACTTGATCTTCATCTTGCCAACTAACAAATTCAGAATCAGAAAAGGACTTAGCGATATCCTCAAGTCCACCTTTTGAATTCAAGGTTGAAAGGTGTAGCCCTTCTAGGAAATAGATAGCAGGCTTATTTATTGGTAATTTTGCATCTAAAGCATCTTTAAGTTCTTGGGCCTCACTAGGTCCATTACTCACTGGAGCACCAGCTGCTGACTTTGCAATCGTCGCCACAGCATCCACGGCCAGCTTCTTTCCGGCCGAGGCCAACGCAACAGCATCCTCAGATATCGATGCCTTAGCAGCTGTTTCAGCAATATCACCTACTTTCTTTGCCACTTCCTTAGCGGCCTCTTTTAACTCAGGAGCCTTTTCTTTGACGACGTTCTTAACACCCTTGTCGTAATCCGCTTTGGATTTATAGTGAATAAGTTTTGATGTGCTTTGATTATTGGTCTGCATTAGTAAAATTATACAGCGCTCACCACTTTATTGGGCAGTGAGCAAAAACGTCGCATATCCTTAGAAATATGTGCTTTCAGTAGGCAATCCCTCCTGATTGTGGCATATTACAGGGGAATTTTATTTTAATAATTAAGTACAGGAGTCAGGTATGTCTGGAAAAATCAGAATTGGTATCAATGGTATGGGCCGTATTGGTCGTACAGTTCTAAGAGAAATTTTTAATCGCAACATTGAAAACTTAGAAATCGTTGCTGTAAATTCTCCAGGAGATATCAACGACTACGTTCACTTAATTAAGTACGACTCAGTTTTTGGTCGTTTTGATGGTGAAGTAAGTGTCGATGAAGCACATAAAATGCATGTTAATGGAAAAGAAATTTCTTTTCACAAATATAGAGACCCAAGTGAGATTCCTTGGACTCAAGACAAAGTTGATATCGTAATTGATGCTACAGGTGTTTTTAAGGATCAAAAGTCTCTAATGAAACATGTTACTGGATCTGTAAAAAAAGTAATCCTATGTTGTCCAGGTAAGGATGTTGATAACACAATCGTAATGGGTATCAATGAGAATACATACGATCCAGAAAAGCACACAGTTGTTTCAAATGCTTCTTGTACAACGAATTGCTTATCGCCAGTAGCAAAAGTTCTTAACGATAAATTTAGTGTTATCAATGGTCACATGACTACTGTTCACTCATATACTGGGGATCAAAATATTCTTGATGCTTCTCACTCTGACCTTCGTCGTGCACGTGCAGCAGCTGTTTCAATGATTCCAACAACAACAGGTGCAGCAAAAGCTGTTGGTCTTGTTATTCCAGAACTAAAAGGAAAATTAGACGGTTTCGCAATCCGCGTTCCAACTCCAAATGTTTCTCTTGTTGATTTAACAGTAAATCTAGAATCAGAAGTGACAGAAGAAGAAGTAAACGCTGCTCTAAAAGAAGCGAGTGAAACTTCAATGAAAGGTATCCTAGGTTTTGAAACAGACCCACTTGTATCAGTAGACTATATGGGGATGAGAGAGTCTTCATGTGTTGATGCTTCACTAACGAAAGTTATTGATGGAAAGAGCGTTAAGGTTGTTACTTGGTATGACAACGAAGCTGGTTTCTCTAATCGTGTTATCGACCTTGCAAATTTCATCGGAAGCCAACTTTAAGAATTAGGAAAAACTATGGCATTACAATTTATTGACAGCATTGATGAGTCACAAATAAAAGACAAAAGAGTTCTAGTCCGTTTTGACTTCAATGTTCCATTGAATAAAGAAACGAAAGAGATTACTGATTCAACTCGAATTGATTATGCTCTTGAAACAATTAAGGTCATCCTAGAAAAAGGTGCTTCAAAATTAATTATGATGTCTCACCTAGGCCGTCCAAAAGGTGAAAGAAATGAAGAGTTCTCTCTTGAGCCTGTTGCAACTTACCTTGCTGATAAGCTCGGAGAAGAAGTAACTCTTACTGAGTCTTGCCTAGATCGCGGTATTAAAACTCTACTTAGTCTTAACTCAAATAAGATTATTCTTCTTGAGAACCTACGTTTCCATAAAGAAGAAACTGAAAATGACCGTGAGTTTGCACGTAAACTTTCTGAATATGCAGACGTCTATGTAAATGATGCCTTTGGTGCTGCTCACAGAAAACACGCTTCAACTTATGGAATAAATGCTTTCTTTAAGAATCGTGCATATGCAGGACTTCTTATGAAAAAAGAAATCGAGGCTCTAACAAAGATCACAGAAAGACCAGAGACTCCTTTTGTAGCAGTCGTTGGTGGTGCAAAAGTTAGTGACAAGATTAAAATTATTGAAAGACTACTTTCTAACGTATCAAATCTTCTTATTGGTGGGGCCATGGCCTACCCTTTCCTAAAAGCAAAAGGAAATGAAGTAGGTATATCTCTTTGTTCAGATGAGGACGTAAGACTAGCAAAGAAGATTCTGTCACAAAAAACAGCACATAAAATCGTTCTACCAATTGACCATTTAGGATCAACTGAATTTGGTGGAAAGCCACAATTAATCGATAAAGTTGGTATTCCAAACGATCTTATGGGACTTGATATCGGCGAGCAAACTTCAGCTAAATATTCACAAATACTTTCAGGTGCAAAGACAATTCTTTGGAATGGCCCAATGGGTATTTTCGAAAATGAAGACTATGCAGGTGGAACACTTTCCATTGCAAAAGCTTTAAGTGAATCAGATGCCTACACACTAGTTGGTGGTGGTGATTCTGTAAGCGCAGTTAATAAGTCAGGACTTGCTGATAAGATGAGCCACGTTTCAACTGGTGGTGGAGCTTCTCTTGAGTTTATTGAGAAAGGTAGCCTTCCAGGAATTAGTGCTCTAAAATTTGGTGTTGAATAACTAAGAAATAATAAGGGATGAAATATGACTGAGAGAACGAAGTATATCGTAGGAAACTGGAAGATGAATCAAAATACGCAAGACGTTATCGCCTTCTTTGATGCCATCGACAGCACTAAACTTCGTCACGAAGCATGGATTGCTCCACAAGCAATCCACATCCCTATTTGCCTACAGAATACAGATGACTTCAAAATTGGTGCTCAAAATTGTGCCACTGAAAATAGTGGAGCTTTTACAGGTGAGATCTCACCTGCTTCACTAAAAGATATCGGTGCAGAGTTTGTCATTATTGGCCACAGTGAAAGACGCTCAATTTTTAAAGAAGATGATCAAACACTTAATAAGAAAACAAAGCTAGCTCTTGAAAATGACCTATTTGTTATCTTCTGCATTGGTGAAACACTAGAAGAAAGAGAAGCTGGAAAAGTTGAAGAAGTTCTTGCAACACAACTTGCCCAAGGTCTAGCTGGAGTTTCAAGCGAAAAAATAATTATTGCATATGAGCCAGTTTGGGCAATTGGAACGGGTGTAACTGCTAGTCCAGAGCAGGCACAAGAGGCCCATGCATTTATTCGCCAATATATTAATGAAAACCTCTCTCTTGATGGAGAGAAAACATCGATTCTCTATGGTGGATCTGTTAAGCCAGCAAATGTAGAAGACCTCCTATCTTGTAAAGATATTGATGGAGGCCTTGTAGGTGGTGCTGCCTTAAAAGCAGACAGCTACTTAGGATTACACGTTTAGTAAGATAAAAGCTTAGTAAACTCTCACTTTCATTTCTTCTGAATCATTGCAACTTAGCTCATCATAAGTTACTAAGTCTTCATGCCCTGGAACTGTTCCCCTTGGTAAGTATAGATTCTTTGTTATACCTAAGATTTCTCCATCAGGTTTTGCAAAGACTCGCCAATCAGTTCCCCATTCAGAATTAAAATCAAATTCTCCTAAATATTGCTTATCATCTGAATAATGAATCATGCTATCAACATGTAGTTTTAAATCACGACGTGAAATATCTGGGTGATATGGAAGATAGAAATTAAACTCCTGACGATCACCAGCTTTTCCCCCTGGAAGAATTTTTAAAATTCTTTCATTGTTTCTAATAGCAACTGGAGCCGAGTCCTTCTCTAAGATTCTCACTCCGCTTACATAGAAGCCATCTTCTTTACCGCATCGAAAGTACTTATTAACCGTCAGGTATTCTCCTGAAGCATAGAAGTCACTACGAAATAGAATCGAGTTTATCAAACGATCAGCTTTCTTCTTTTTTAAGAAGAATAAGCGCTTCTTAGCATAGCCAAGAGAGCCAACAGAAGCTTTTAGAGATTCCCTTAATCCCTTTCGAGCATCAATCTTTTCTTTAAATGAATGAGTCATTAGGTTTGGATTGTAGCGGTAATGTCCCTGGCGATAAATTTCTCTAAGGATTCCATCTGCATCGCAACCAACAAGTCCAAGAAACCTTAAATTTGGATGTACTGATTTAAATAACTCCTTAACATCCTTTCCGTTAATACTTAAAACTGCTCCCGTATTATTTGAGCCCGTCGTGTACTGATTTGTACCAGCAGCATGAGATGCCCAAAAGACAGCAATATTATTTGGATTGTGAAGTTCTCTTCGCAATTGATGAAAGTCAACAGCGTGTTTTACGACGATATTGTAACCAGATCTTCTAAAGTGCTTTTTGAAAATCTTTTCTAGTTTACCATCGATTTTCCAATCTTTTGGACGATACCAAATTCTTGGGGTTTCAAGTGAAGTTAATAAAACGACGTTTGGTACTGCTTCCTGAGCATATGTGAACTGGACAGAAAGAAACGTCAAAACTGAGAGTGACAAAATTAATATAGTTTTCATGGCCAAGAAATTATCACAAAAATATGAACGCACAGGCCTAAGAAAACTTAATTTCAATTGTTAATATTTTTTAACCTTTAAACTTCTACTCTATTTCAGGTCTAATCGAAAACTTACAGGACAGTGATCTGAAATAAATCTCTTATACCATGAGAGGTTCTCTAGCCTCTTTGCATTTGGGATACTCTTTCCACAAGTGCGCCAGACTTCAACATAGCGAGAGTTAAAACGATTTGAAACAAAGGCGTGATCAAATGAATGACCTGAGGTATTTGAACGATAAGTCCAATCGTAG
This sequence is a window from Halobacteriovorax vibrionivorans. Protein-coding genes within it:
- a CDS encoding TatD family hydrolase, translated to MSKKKKEKIIPKYTVGPIETHCHLDYLKGQELIDTLEKCQEYGVDQIVTIAVSPNNLSKVRELTKNNIVFGTQGIHPHEAKEITPDTYEEIKANISHEKIVAVGEIGLDYYYEFSDPKIQKEAFEKQLQIAVDSDMPVVIHTREADEDTKAILKNFSKTLKRKGVIHSFTSSKELAEFCLSEGFNIGFNGIVTFKNAQNVRDVLDIVPLEKLLLETDSPYLTPVPFRGRENAPFYLPCVADYIAKHKDIDAQELIEIANKNAKELFYKLT
- a CDS encoding S1 family peptidase codes for the protein MLIRVVLTYLIFTASSFAIVGGELVGAKDYESVVALVRRGKAFCTGVALSQNHILTAAHCLESKKAHTIKVYTGAGKDLSNTRDYKLNAQYSVKKAFIHPSVKFQFPGGPIENLADVRTVDLAILELWNPLRIPRYYSLLTNPVDVYNYLRPGNLTTAVGYGYTGELGFLPYEEIHDDVSYGQKRKAQIPVYGTSFNYLDMRNKETDTCYVDSGGPIFVDVNGKRKIAAIVSASLGFCAEGKYATLYALTYHAACWINDVAGVEDEFTDSLCDREYRIESKCFHLKDEDEILRCANGISNDFLSQFIE
- a CDS encoding lipase family protein, whose amino-acid sequence is MQTNNQSTSKLIHYKSKADYDKGVKNVVKEKAPELKEAAKEVAKKVGDIAETAAKASISEDAVALASAGKKLAVDAVATIAKSAAGAPVSNGPSEAQELKDALDAKLPINKPAIYFLEGLHLSTLNSKGGLEDIAKSFSDSEFVSWQDEDQVFEEIMRRGDNEPIVLVGHSLGGDAVVNLANRLNSIEGGFRKVDLLVTLDSIGFDNDIIPNNVDKNLNYILDRSFIFNDGPNVARDHQKTDVVNILRSEGHTEIDEASDVHREIYQEITSILDQNFMNKRKRELISLFQVFRSPDVTKVTT
- the gap gene encoding type I glyceraldehyde-3-phosphate dehydrogenase; amino-acid sequence: MSGKIRIGINGMGRIGRTVLREIFNRNIENLEIVAVNSPGDINDYVHLIKYDSVFGRFDGEVSVDEAHKMHVNGKEISFHKYRDPSEIPWTQDKVDIVIDATGVFKDQKSLMKHVTGSVKKVILCCPGKDVDNTIVMGINENTYDPEKHTVVSNASCTTNCLSPVAKVLNDKFSVINGHMTTVHSYTGDQNILDASHSDLRRARAAAVSMIPTTTGAAKAVGLVIPELKGKLDGFAIRVPTPNVSLVDLTVNLESEVTEEEVNAALKEASETSMKGILGFETDPLVSVDYMGMRESSCVDASLTKVIDGKSVKVVTWYDNEAGFSNRVIDLANFIGSQL
- a CDS encoding phosphoglycerate kinase translates to MALQFIDSIDESQIKDKRVLVRFDFNVPLNKETKEITDSTRIDYALETIKVILEKGASKLIMMSHLGRPKGERNEEFSLEPVATYLADKLGEEVTLTESCLDRGIKTLLSLNSNKIILLENLRFHKEETENDREFARKLSEYADVYVNDAFGAAHRKHASTYGINAFFKNRAYAGLLMKKEIEALTKITERPETPFVAVVGGAKVSDKIKIIERLLSNVSNLLIGGAMAYPFLKAKGNEVGISLCSDEDVRLAKKILSQKTAHKIVLPIDHLGSTEFGGKPQLIDKVGIPNDLMGLDIGEQTSAKYSQILSGAKTILWNGPMGIFENEDYAGGTLSIAKALSESDAYTLVGGGDSVSAVNKSGLADKMSHVSTGGGASLEFIEKGSLPGISALKFGVE
- the tpiA gene encoding triose-phosphate isomerase, whose translation is MTERTKYIVGNWKMNQNTQDVIAFFDAIDSTKLRHEAWIAPQAIHIPICLQNTDDFKIGAQNCATENSGAFTGEISPASLKDIGAEFVIIGHSERRSIFKEDDQTLNKKTKLALENDLFVIFCIGETLEEREAGKVEEVLATQLAQGLAGVSSEKIIIAYEPVWAIGTGVTASPEQAQEAHAFIRQYINENLSLDGEKTSILYGGSVKPANVEDLLSCKDIDGGLVGGAALKADSYLGLHV